A window of Candidatus Sulfotelmatobacter sp. genomic DNA:
CGACGATCTCGGTCGGCAGCTCGAGCAGATCGCGCACCGCGATCAGCCCGCTGATCCCCGAGCCCAATCCGATCGGGACGTAGACGACGTCGAACGCGGCGGCGGCGAATAGCTCGCGCGCGTAGGTCGCGACGCCGCACACCAGATCGCGGTGGTACGAGGGCACGAACGCGGTCGCCGGATCGTCGTCGGCGGCCAGCGTGCGCGCGTATCGATACGAGTCCTCGAAGTCGGCGCCGTGCGCCACGATCCGCGCGCCCATCGCGCGCATGGCGGCGGTCTTCTCCGCCGGACAGTCGTTCGGCACGACGATCGTCACCTGGAGTCCCGCGCGGCGGCCGGCCAGCGTCAGCGACTGCCCGTGGTTGCCGGCCGACGCGGCGACGATGTGGCGCACCTGCGGCGCGCGCCGCCGCAGCGCGTCGACGTAGACCAGGCCGCCGCGTATCTTGAACGCGCCCAGCCGGGTGTGGTTCTCGTGCTTGACCCACACGTCGACGCCGAGCCGCTGCGCCAGCAGCGGCCACGCGTACGCCGGCGTCGGCGGCACGATGTCGCGGATCAGCGCGGCGGCGGCGTCGATCTCCCGAAGCGTGAGGTCGAACGCCGCCGCGTGCGCCGCCACGGCGCTAGTTGGCGGCGGCCAGCTGCCGCAGGACGTACTGCAGGATGCCGCCGTTGCGGTAGTAGTCGGCTTCGTCCGGCGTGTCGATGCGCACCAGCGCGTCAAACGTCTTGGCCTTGCCGTCGGCGCCGGTGGCGGTGACCTTCACCGTCATGCCCGGCTCGAGCTTGGCGGCGACGCCCGTGATGTCGAACGTCTCCTCACCGGTGAGGCCGAGCGACTCGCGCGTCTGGCCTTGCGGATACTGCAGCGGCAGAATCCCCATTCCGATCAGATTCGAACGGTGGATGCGCTCGAACGACTCGGCGATGGCGGCCTTGATGCCGAGCAGATACGGGCCCTTCGCCGCCCAGTCGCGCGAGCTGCCCGAGCCGTACTCCTTGCCGGCCAGCACGATCAGCGGCGTGCCGTCGGCGCGGTACTTCTCCGAGGCGTCGAAGATCGACATCTGCTCGCCCGTCGGCAGGTAGCGGGTGACGCCGCCCTCGACGCCCGGCACCAACATGTTGCGCAGCCGAATGTTGGCGAAGGTGCCGCGCACCATCACCTCGTGGTTGCCGCGGCGCGCGCCGTACGAGTTGAAGTCGGCCGGGTCGATGCCCTTGGACTGCAGGTACTTCGCGGCCGGCGAGCTGCGGGCGATGTTGCCGGCCGGCGAGATGTGGTCGGTGGTGACGGAGTCGCCGAGCATCGCCAGCACGCGCGCACCGTTGATGTCCCGCACTGCCGGGGGCGTCTTGGGCATGCCGTCGAAGTACGGCGGACGCTTGACGTACTCGGACTTCTCGTCCCACGCGTAGCGCTCGCCGGCCGGCACCTTCATCCCGGCCCAGCGCGCGTCGCCGGCGAACACGTCGGCGTAGCGCGTGCGGAACATCGCGTCGGTCAGCGAGGTCGAGAGCACGGCCTCGATCTCGGCGCTGGTCGGCCACAGGTCCTTGAGGTAGACGTCCTCGCCGCTCGCGGTGCGGCCGACCGGCTCGGTGGTGAGGTCGACGTCCATCCGGCCGGCGAGCGCGTACGCGACGACCAGCGGCGGCGAGGCGAGATAGTTCGCGCGCACCTGCGGATGGATGCGGCCCTCGAAGTTGCGGTTGCCGCTGAGCACCGCGGCGACGATCATGTCGTGCTCCGCGATCGCGCCGGCGACCTTGTCCGAGAGCGGACCGCTGTTGCCGATGCAGGTCGTGCAGCCGTAGCCGACCAGGTTGAAGCCGAGCTGATCGAGATACGTCGACAGGCCCGACTTGGCGAGATAGTCGGTGACGACTTTCGAGCCCGGCGCGAGCGAGGTCTTCACCCACGGCGCGGGCTTGATGCCCTTCTCGACGGCCTTCTTCGCGACCAGTCCGGCGCCGATCAGCAGCGCCGGGTTGGAGGTGTTGGTGCACGAGGTGATCGCGGCGATCACGACCGCGCCGTCGGAGAGCCGCGTGCGCGGGTGCACGGCGACGGCGGTGCCGCCGCCCTCTTCTTCCCACATCTCGACCGACGCGCTGCCGTTGCCGCGCGCGTTCTGCCACTCTTCTAGCGCCTTGGCGAACTCGGCCTTGACGCTGTGCAGCGGCACGCGGTCCTGCGGACGGCGCGGACCGGCCAGATTCGGTTCGACCTCGGCCAAGTCGAGCGCGAGCGTGTCGGTGAAGCGCGGCTCGGGCGAGTCGTCGGTGCGGAACATGCCCTGCGCCTTGGCGTACGCTTCGACCAGCGCGATCTGCTCGGGCGAACGGCCGGTCAGGCGCAGGTAGTCGAGCGTGAGCGCGTCGATCGGGAAGATCGCGACCGTCGAACCGTACTCCGGCGACATGTTGCCGATGACGGTGCGGTCGGAGACCTGCAGCGAGGAGAGTCCGGCGCCGTAGAACTCGACGAACTTGCCGACGACGCCCTTCTTGCGCAGCATCTGCGTCACTTGCAGCGCGAGGTCGGTCGCGGTGACGCCCTCGCGCAGCTTGCCGGTGACCTTGAAGCCGATGACGTCGGGAATCAGCATCGTGACCGGCTGGCCGAGCATCGCTGCTTCGGCTTCGATGCCGCCCACGCCCCACGCCAGCACGCCCAGCCCGTTGGCCATCGTGGTGTGCGAGTCGGTGCCGACCACGGTGTCCGGGTACGCGAGGGGCGTGCCGTCCGGGTGCGCGGTGCCGCCGCCGCCCGCGCCGAACACGACGCGCGCGAGATACTCGATGTTGACCTGGTGCACGATGCCCGTGTCGGGCGGCACCGCGCGGAACCCGTCGAGCGAGGCCTGGCCCCACTTGAGGAATGCGTACCGCTCGCCGTTGCGGTCGAACTCGAGCTGCGCGTTGCGCTCGAAGGCGTCGGCGTTCGCCCACGCGTCGACCTGGACGGAGTGGTCGATGACCAGCTCGACCGGCTGCAGCGGGTTGATCTTCTTCGGATCGCCGCCCATCGTCGCGATCGCGTCGCGCATCGCCGCCAGGTCGACCACGCACGGCACCCCGGTGAAGTCTTGCAGCAGCACGCGCGCGGGTCGGTAGGCGATCTCTTTGCTGGACGCGGCGCCGGGCTTCCAGCCGGCCAGGGCTTCGACGTCGGCCGCGGTCACCGAGCGCCCGTCCTCGAACCGGAGCAGGTTCTCCAGCAGGATCTTGAGCGAGTACGGCAGCGTCGCGAGGTCGTGCCCGCGCTCGGCCAGGGCGGCCAAGCGGTAGTAGGTGTACTCCTTGCTCCCAACCCGGAGCGTGTCGCGGGCGGAGAAGCTGTTCGGCTGCTGCTGCGTGTTCACGGTGCCGGGTTTCGGCGCCGCGACGGGTTGGTGCTCCCGGAAATCGTTCCGCCTCCGTTGACAATCGTTTCCTAAACCGAAACAATTTGCGCGTGCGCGACGACCTCCGTCCAGCCCTGTTCGGCTCGGCCCTGCGGGACCGGATGCTCACTCGCCTCGCCCTCTCGCAGAACGGGCTGCACGTCCGCGAGCTGGCTCGCCAGATCGACGCCAGCGCGACCGCCGTGCACCGCGCGGTCATCGCCTTCGAGCACAGCGGCGTCGTCGTCTCGCGGCTGGTCGGCAACTCGCGGGTCGTGCTGTTGAACCGGCGCTGGTACGGCGCGGTCGAGCTGCGCGCGCTGCTCGAGCGGCTGGCCGCGGCCTACCCCGAGATCCGCGAGCGCGCGGCGCACTACCGCGAGCGGCCGCGCCGCATCGGCAAGCCGCTCTGATGCTGACCGGCGGCGCGAGCCTGATCGACGTCGAATTCGCCGCGTGCACGGCGCTGGCGCAAGCCGGCGAGACCGCGGTGCTGTGCGGCGGCAGCGCGGCCGCGTTCTACGTCCCCGAGCAGTACCAGTCGCTCGACGTCGACTTCATCCTGCACGTCGGCAAGGCGCGCCACACGCTCGATCGCGCGCTGGGAACGCTCGGCTACGCGCGCGTTGCCGAAGGCTTCTACGAACATCCGGCGTTGCCGTACGCGCTCGAGTTTCCGATCGGGCCGCTGGCGATCGGACGCGAGGAAGTCACCGGGTGGCGCACCGAGCGGCGCGCGCACGAGCTGCTGCACGTCCTCACGCCGACCGACGTCGTACGCGATCGGTTCCTCCACT
This region includes:
- a CDS encoding threonine dehydratase; this encodes MAAHAAAFDLTLREIDAAAALIRDIVPPTPAYAWPLLAQRLGVDVWVKHENHTRLGAFKIRGGLVYVDALRRRAPQVRHIVAASAGNHGQSLTLAGRRAGLQVTIVVPNDCPAEKTAAMRAMGARIVAHGADFEDSYRYARTLAADDDPATAFVPSYHRDLVCGVATYARELFAAAAFDVVYVPIGLGSGISGLIAVRDLLELPTEIVGVCSQTYPAYALSFAAGELRETDGGVPTLAEGVGCRVGDPDAFAIIRAGAARVVTVSEDAIREAMAWLFSDTHNVAEGAGAVALAAVAAERDRLRGKRVAAVLSGGNVDRAVFAAVLA
- the acnA gene encoding aconitate hydratase AcnA gives rise to the protein MNTQQQPNSFSARDTLRVGSKEYTYYRLAALAERGHDLATLPYSLKILLENLLRFEDGRSVTAADVEALAGWKPGAASSKEIAYRPARVLLQDFTGVPCVVDLAAMRDAIATMGGDPKKINPLQPVELVIDHSVQVDAWANADAFERNAQLEFDRNGERYAFLKWGQASLDGFRAVPPDTGIVHQVNIEYLARVVFGAGGGGTAHPDGTPLAYPDTVVGTDSHTTMANGLGVLAWGVGGIEAEAAMLGQPVTMLIPDVIGFKVTGKLREGVTATDLALQVTQMLRKKGVVGKFVEFYGAGLSSLQVSDRTVIGNMSPEYGSTVAIFPIDALTLDYLRLTGRSPEQIALVEAYAKAQGMFRTDDSPEPRFTDTLALDLAEVEPNLAGPRRPQDRVPLHSVKAEFAKALEEWQNARGNGSASVEMWEEEGGGTAVAVHPRTRLSDGAVVIAAITSCTNTSNPALLIGAGLVAKKAVEKGIKPAPWVKTSLAPGSKVVTDYLAKSGLSTYLDQLGFNLVGYGCTTCIGNSGPLSDKVAGAIAEHDMIVAAVLSGNRNFEGRIHPQVRANYLASPPLVVAYALAGRMDVDLTTEPVGRTASGEDVYLKDLWPTSAEIEAVLSTSLTDAMFRTRYADVFAGDARWAGMKVPAGERYAWDEKSEYVKRPPYFDGMPKTPPAVRDINGARVLAMLGDSVTTDHISPAGNIARSSPAAKYLQSKGIDPADFNSYGARRGNHEVMVRGTFANIRLRNMLVPGVEGGVTRYLPTGEQMSIFDASEKYRADGTPLIVLAGKEYGSGSSRDWAAKGPYLLGIKAAIAESFERIHRSNLIGMGILPLQYPQGQTRESLGLTGEETFDITGVAAKLEPGMTVKVTATGADGKAKTFDALVRIDTPDEADYYRNGGILQYVLRQLAAAN